The Candidatus Nanohalovita haloferacivicina region TCTGCCGGAATCAGTGCAAAAGAAGAAAGCTCAGAGTTTTGTTAGATTCAGTTCGAACAGAATTGTTTTCTAGATGATTTTTGCGCGCGAAGATTTTCGAGCAAATACTGAGAGGTTGATTTCATCAGGAGACCTGGACTTCATTCGGAGATCGAATTTTCTATTTTCGAGCTCGAGTATCTAAGCTCCAATGACCAGACACCCCTCTATTTCGAGTGGAATTTGTATCTAGAGACCGAGACTAGGATATAACGGCGGAATAAAATTATAACAGCGACATAATAATATAACAGTGTTATATCTTTGTATAGTTAGTTTATAGAAATCTCTACATGAAATCAGGGGGTGGGTGGGGGTACCGCCTTCGCTTCGATTGGAGAAGGATTATAAACCTTAATTTCAAGTAGAAAGTTACGGGGTTCGATTACAAAAATGAGATTTAATTCTGTTTACGGGGGGACGAGATAGATGAGTCAGAGCAATCTGAAGTCAATGTTCTCAAACTATCTCGACAAAGACTCTGTTTTCAAAAACAAAGACGCTCTTACCACCAGCTGGAAGCCAGACAACATTCTGCATCGTGATGATCAGATAAACGATCTGGCCTCGATTCTTGCACCGGCCCTAAAAGGAAATGATCCGAGCAACGTATTTCTGTACGGTTCTGTAGGTACTGGAAAGACTCTAATTGTAAAACACGTTACTGAAGAACTGAAGGATGTAGCGGATGAGCAGGAGATCGACCTCAACGTACTGTATATTAACTGTAAAATGAAGAAGGTAGCTGACACCGAGTACCGACTTCTCGCAAAACTAGCCCGACAGCTTGGAGAGGACGTACCTAGCACAGGCCTTCCGACAGATGAAATCTATAATAGATTCTTTAACGCGCTGAAAGATCAGAAAGGTGTAGTAGTAATTGCACTGGACGAAATCGATGCATTAGTAAAAAAGGTTGGAGATGAGTTCCTCTACAATCTTACACGTATCAACGATGATCTAGAGGAGACCAAAGTTTCCATCCTGGGTATTTCCAACGATCTCAACTTCACAGAGTACATGGATTCCAGAGTCAAGTCCTCTCTGTCGGAGGAAGAGATAATCTTCCCGCCTTACAATGCTCTCGAACTCAGAGAGATCTTGAAGGAGAGAACAGACAAGGCCTTTGTAGAGGACAAGCTTGAAGGAGGAGTTATCTCCAAGTGTTCGGCCCTTGCGGCTCAGGAGCACGGAGATGCTCGTAGAGCTCTTGACCTTCTCAGGGTTGCAGGAGAGCTTTGTGAGAGATCTGAGGAGGAGAAGATCTACAAGAAGCATGTTGATCGGGCCCAGGATAAGATCGAGCGCGATCGCATGGTTGAAACAGTTCGTTCACAGCCTAAGCAGTCAAAACTGGTTCTTTACACTATTCTACAGATGACTGAGGATGAGGACGAGATCGCTACGGGGGATGTATACAGCGAGTACAAGGAACTGTGTGAGGACGTAGATGTTTCAGAGCTCACGCAGAGAAGAGTTTCCGGCCTTATATCGGAGCTTGACATGCTAGGAGTAATCAATGCAAAAGTAATCAGTAAAGGCCGTTACGGCCGTACAAGACAGATAAGCGTTGATCTTCCGGAAGAGATAAGAGCTCAACTGGAGGAAATGGTAGAGGAAAAATTCTACCTTTAAACAGCGCGTGAATAGAAGGGGGTACAGCAATTAATGAATGAAAAAGCACTCAAAGAGCTAACACAGCAAGGATGCATTATAGGCAAGGATGCAGCAGAAGGCCTGACAGAAGATGATGTAGAGGCGATAAAAGGCCTTGATGTCACTCCGATGTATGTCTCCGAGATGATGCTAAATAATCTAAGGGAAAGAAGTAACAGTGTTGAGGAAGAAGTTGTACATGAAACAGAGGGGGGCAAACTGGTAGAGAAGACAAAGCTCGAGGAAGAGCAAGATACATCTGACAACAGTTCTACTGACGAAGAAGTTGATCTGGGAGAGGAGTTTGACGAAACAAGCTCCAAGTTCAGCAAGGACAAGACAGTAAGAATCAAGGACGACAGAAACAGGTCCGAGATGCGTACCAAGGTAGAGATCCTTGATGAAACAGATATTTCTGAAGATGAAAAAGATGTACCAGAGTTTCTGGGATATTACAACGATCGATACGATCGAATGAAAGACATGCTTATGCGGAGAATGGAGATGAAATCCGCAACTTCTATCAAGAGGCTTGAATCACGTGACGAAGGCGACGAAGCCACTACTATAGGCCTTGTAAACGATAAATACTCGACACAGTCCGGAAAGTGGATAGTTGAAATTGAAGACAAGACTGGAACTTTCAAAGTGCTTGCAGATGAACGAGACGGAGAGAGAATAGTTCCTGACGAAGTAATCGGTGTAAGAGGAAATCTTGGAGGCGATATAATCTATGCTGACGATATTGTGAGGCCTGACCTACCGATCCCACAGGGAGTAAAAACCACTAAAGACGAGGTCTCCGCGGCCTATATCTCTGATTTCCACATGGGATCTCAGGATACTCTGAACAAGAGGCTGGATCGTTTCGCTGACTGGCTTGGAAGCTCGCAGGCGGAAAACGTTGGATACCTTGTAATTCCAGGCGATGTGGTTGAAGGAGTAGGAACATACCCGGGCCAGGAGGAGGAACTCGAGGTCACGGACATCTACAAACAGTACCAGCGATTCGAGGAATGGGTGGAAAAAGTACCGGAACATATTCAGATCCTTCTGGGCCCAGGAAACCACGATATTACACGTCTAGCAGAGCCACAGCCACGGATTGCTGAGGACGCACTACCGACTATTTCAGACTTCAACAATGTGCACTTGGTACAGAACCCGCAGACTGTCAGGCTTCACGCAATCAGAAGCAAGGGTATCAAGAATCTGATGTACCATGGATACAGTTTCGACGAACAGATCGATCAGATACAGTCCTTGAGGGAGAAGGCCTACGACGATCCAAGCCACGTAATGATCGACCTTCTGAAGAGAAGGCACCTGGCACCAACCTATGGATCCAACCTTGTATCTCCAGAAGGCCGTGACAACCTTGTAATAGAAAATAAACCAGATGTATTCGTCGCTGGCCACCTTCACAGCCACGCAAACGAAAGCTACAAAGGAGTAAACGTAATTGCATCATCAACTTTCCAGGCACAGACAGACTTCCAGAAAAGAGTAGGCCACGAACCAGATCCTGGAAAAGTAACACTTGTCGACTTCAAAACCCGAAACACAGACGTCAAACAGTTCTAAAGTGATCAC contains the following coding sequences:
- a CDS encoding ORC1-type DNA replication protein, with the protein product MSQSNLKSMFSNYLDKDSVFKNKDALTTSWKPDNILHRDDQINDLASILAPALKGNDPSNVFLYGSVGTGKTLIVKHVTEELKDVADEQEIDLNVLYINCKMKKVADTEYRLLAKLARQLGEDVPSTGLPTDEIYNRFFNALKDQKGVVVIALDEIDALVKKVGDEFLYNLTRINDDLEETKVSILGISNDLNFTEYMDSRVKSSLSEEEIIFPPYNALELREILKERTDKAFVEDKLEGGVISKCSALAAQEHGDARRALDLLRVAGELCERSEEEKIYKKHVDRAQDKIERDRMVETVRSQPKQSKLVLYTILQMTEDEDEIATGDVYSEYKELCEDVDVSELTQRRVSGLISELDMLGVINAKVISKGRYGRTRQISVDLPEEIRAQLEEMVEEKFYL
- a CDS encoding DNA-directed DNA polymerase II small subunit, which gives rise to MNEKALKELTQQGCIIGKDAAEGLTEDDVEAIKGLDVTPMYVSEMMLNNLRERSNSVEEEVVHETEGGKLVEKTKLEEEQDTSDNSSTDEEVDLGEEFDETSSKFSKDKTVRIKDDRNRSEMRTKVEILDETDISEDEKDVPEFLGYYNDRYDRMKDMLMRRMEMKSATSIKRLESRDEGDEATTIGLVNDKYSTQSGKWIVEIEDKTGTFKVLADERDGERIVPDEVIGVRGNLGGDIIYADDIVRPDLPIPQGVKTTKDEVSAAYISDFHMGSQDTLNKRLDRFADWLGSSQAENVGYLVIPGDVVEGVGTYPGQEEELEVTDIYKQYQRFEEWVEKVPEHIQILLGPGNHDITRLAEPQPRIAEDALPTISDFNNVHLVQNPQTVRLHAIRSKGIKNLMYHGYSFDEQIDQIQSLREKAYDDPSHVMIDLLKRRHLAPTYGSNLVSPEGRDNLVIENKPDVFVAGHLHSHANESYKGVNVIASSTFQAQTDFQKRVGHEPDPGKVTLVDFKTRNTDVKQF